From Salvia splendens isolate huo1 chromosome 16, SspV2, whole genome shotgun sequence, a single genomic window includes:
- the LOC121772408 gene encoding ABC transporter B family member 15-like, giving the protein MVSSDMEQMKRKKKKSSIGISFKSIFMHADKYDMALMGLGLLGAIGDGVSMPVMLLVTSKLMNSFGTSQDSLSENFTHSISKNALVLCYMACVQWVACFLEGYCWTRTAERQASRLRTRYLKAVMRQDVGYFDLHVTSTAEVIESVSSDSLVIQDSISEKVPVFVMNLSTFLGSYVAAFIMLWRLAIVGFPFIILLVIPGLMYGRALMSIARKIRDEYSKANVIVEQALSSVRTVYSFVGESRTIASYSAALQGTVSLGLRQGLAKGLAIGSNGVVFAIWSFMSYYGSRLVMYHNAQGGTVFAVGAAIAIGGLSLGSGLSNLKYFSEASAAAERVREVIKRVPKIDSDSMEGQMLENVSGEVEFRHVAFAYPSRPDSVIFEDFNLRVPAGKTVALVGGSGSGKSTVIALLQRFYDPVGGEILFDGVAIDKLQLKWLRLQMGLVSQEPALFATTIKENILFGKEDASMEEVIEAAKASNAHNFITSLPQGYNTQVGERGVQMSGGQKQRIAIARAIIKAPKILLLDEATSALDSESERVVQEALDKAAVGRTTITIAHRLSTIRSADLIAVVQKGQVMEIGSHEDLIEDEHGLYTSLVRLQQTERDDHHHPAIIPASTMPGSITISNNDIYNTSSRRLSLASRTSSANSVAPTRPHQVDERREQLFRPPSFKRLLAMNLPEWRQATMGCIGAILFGAIQPLYAFAMGSMISVYFEKDHREIKRQTKIYALCFVSLAVFSMLVNILQHYNFAAMGEHLTKRIRERMLSKILTFEIGWFDQDENATGAVCSRLAKDANVVRSLVGDRMALLIQTFSAVTIAFTMGLAVAWKLALVMIAVQPLIIICYYLKRVLLKNMSKQAIKAQEESSKLAAEAVSNLRTVAAFSSQARILKMLEHAQRGPRKESIRQSWFAGIGLGTSQSLMTCTWALDFWYGGKLIDEGFISAKALFQTFMILVSTGRVIADAGTMTNDLAKGADAVGSVFTVLDRYSLIEPEDPDGLNPGKLIGRVEIEDVDFAYPARPDTMIFRGFSLSIEAGRSTALVGQSGSGKSTIIGLIERFYDPISGVVKIDGRDIKTYDLRSLRKHVALVSQEPTLFAGTIRQNITYGADEGVGEAEVVEAAKAANAHDFIAGLKDGYETFCGDRGLQLSGGQKQRIAIARAILKDPAVLLLDEATSALDTQSEKVVQDALERVMVGRTSIVVAHRLSTIQSCDTIAVVEKGKVVEKGTHAALIGKGERGVYYSLVNLQRYSHN; this is encoded by the exons ATGGTGAGTTCAGACATGGAGCAGatgaagagaaagaagaaaaagagcaGCATAGGCATCTCTTTCAAGTCGATATTCATGCATGCCGATAAATACGATATGGCGTTGATGGGATTGGGTTTGCTGGGCGCAATCGGCGACGGAGTCTCCATGCCTGTCATGCTCTTAGTCACAAGCAAGCTCATGAACAGCTTCGGAACTTCCCAGGACTCTCTGTCAGAAAACTTCACCCACTCCATCAGCAAG AATGCGTTGGTTCTTTGCTACATGGCTTGCGTGCAATGGGTAGCTTGCTTTCTGG AGGGATATTGCTGGACAAGAACAGCAGAGAGACAAGCTTCACGACTAAGAACTAGGTACCTCAAAGCTGTAATGAGGCAAGATGTCGGCTACTTCGACCTCCACGTCACCAGCACGGCCGAGGTCATCGAGAGTGTCTCCAGCGACAGCCTAGTCATCCAAGATTCCATCAGTGAAAAG gttCCGGTTTTTGTGATGAACCTGTCGACCTTCCTGGGATCGTACGTGGCAGCATTCATAATGCTGTGGAGGCTAGCGATCGTGGGGTTCCCGTTTATCATCCTGCTAGTGATCCCGGGGCTGATGTACGGGCGGGCGCTGATGAGCATTGCAAGGAAGATACGGGACGAGTACAGCAAGGCGAACGTGATCGTGGAGCAGGCACTCTCCTCTGTCCGCACCGTCTACTCTTTTGTTGGCGAGAGTAGGACTATTGCGTCCTACTCTGCCGCCCTGCAGGGGACCGTTAGCCTCGGACTCAGGCAGGGTCTAGCTAAGGGTCTCGCCATTGGTAGTAACGGCGTCGTTTTTGCCATATGGTCATTCATGTCTTACTATGGGAGTAGGCTTGTCATGTACCACAATGCTCAAGGCGGGACTGTCTTTGCTGTTGGAGCCGCCATTGCTATTGGTGGATT GTCACTAGGCTCGGGGCTGTCGAACCTCAAGTACTTCTCCGAGGCAAGTGCGGCTGCGGAGAGGGTGAGGGAGGTGATCAAGAGAGTCCCCAAGATCGATTCCGACAGCATGGAGGGGCAGATGCTGGAGAATGTGTCTGGAGAAGTCGAGTTCAGACATGTCGCTTTCGCATACCCTTCGCGACCAGACAGTGTAATCTTTGAGGATTTCAACCTTCGGGTTCCTGCAGGGAAGACGGTGGCGTTGGTCggggggagtggttcggggaAGTCTACCGTGATCGCTCTGCTGCAGAGGTTCTATGACCCGGTCGGGGGCGAGATCCTCTTCGATGGGGTGGCGATTGACAAGCTGCAGCTCAAGTGGCTGAGGTTGCAAATGGGGTTGGTTAGTCAGGAGCCGGCTCTTTTTGCTACCACCATTAAGGAGAACATTCTGTTCGGGAAGGAAGATGCATCCATGGAAGAGGTTATTGAGGCTGCTAAAGCTTCCAATGCTCATAACTTCATCACGAGCCTGCCTCAAGGCTACAATACGCAG GTTGGAGAGAGAGGTGTGCAAATGTCTGGAGGTCAAAAGCAGAGGATAGCCATAGCCAGAGCCATTATAAAGGCCCCCAAAATCCTCCTTCTGGATGAGGCCACCAGCGCTCTGGACTCTGAGTCCGAACGCGTTGTGCAGGAAGCCCTCGACAAGGCGGCTGTGGGGCGAACAACCATCACCATCGCCCACCGCCTCTCCACCATCCGCAGCGCGGACCTCATCGCGGTGGTGCAGAAAGGCCAGGTGATGGAGATCGGATCACACGAAGACCTAATAGAAGACGAGCACGGCCTCTACACGTCCCTCGTACGCCTCCAACAAACCGAGAGGGACGACCACCACCACCCGGCCATCATCCCTGCTTCCACAATGCCAGGTTCCATCACTATCTCCAACAATGACATCTACAACACGAGCAGCAGAAGGCTGTCGTTAGCGAGCAGGACCAGCTCGGCCAACTCGGTCGCGCCAACTCGACCGCACCAAGTTGATGAGCGGCGCGAGCAACTGTTCCGCCCGCCTTCTTTCAAACGGCTACTTGCCATGAACCTGCCCGAGTGGAGGCAGGCGACAATGGGCTGCATAGGCGCAATACTCTTCGGTGCGATCCAACCGCTCTACGCCTTTGCGATGGGGTCGATGATCTCGGTCTATTTCGAAAAGGATCACCGTGAGATCAAGAGACAGACGAAGATATACGCCCTGTGCTTCGTCAGCCTAGCCGTCTTCTCCATGCTCGTCAACATCTTGCAACACTACAACTTCGCGGCAATGGGGGAGCACCTGACGAAGAGGATCCGGGAGAGGATGCTGTCGAAAATCCTCACGTTCGAAATCGGGTGGTTCGATCAAGACGAAAACGCTACCGGCGCTGTCTGCTCCAGACTCGCCAAGGATGCCAATGTG GTGAGGTCGCTCGTAGGTGACAGAATGGCCTTGCTGATACAGACATTCTCTGCAGTGACCATAGCTTTCACAATGGGGCTTGCTGTGGCGTGGAAGCTCGCATTAGTGATGATTGCAGTTCAACCTCTCATCATCATCTGCTACTACTTGAAACGTGTTTTACTCAAGAACATGTCAAAACAAGCAATCAAAGCTCAAGAAGAGAGCAGCAAGCTCGCAGCTGAAGCAGTCTCGAATCTCAGAACCGTGGCAGCCTTCTCGTCCCAAGCCCGGATACTCAAAATGCTGGAACACGCTCAAAGAGGGCCGCGGAAGGAGAGCATACGCCAGTCCTGGTTCGCGGGGATCGGGCTAGGGACATCTCAGAGCCTCATGACATGCACCTGGGCTCTGGATTTCTGGTATGGCGGGAAACTAATAGACGAAGGGTTCATCAGCGCGAAGGCGCTGTTTCAGACGTTCATGATTTTGGTGAGTACCGGGAGAGTGATCGCGGATGCAGGGACGATGACCAATGACTTAGCTAAAGGAGCTGATGCAGTTGGATCCGTGTTTACCGTTTTGGATAGGTACTCGTTGATTGAGCCCGAGGATCCCGATGGATTGAACCCCGGGAAGCTCATTGGGCGCGTTGAGATTGAAGACGTGGATTTCGCGTATCCAGCTAGGCCGGACACGATGATCTTTAGAGGCTTCTCGTTGAGCATTGAGGCAGGGAGATCCACTGCTTTAGTGGGGCAGAGTGGGTCGGGGAAGTCAACGATCATAGGCCTAATTGAGAGATTTTATGATCCTATAAGTGGTGTTGTGAAAATAGACGGCCGAGATATAAAGACGTATGATCTGCGGTCGTTGAGGAAACACGTTGCGTTGGTAAGTCAGGAGCCCACGCTATTCGCGGGTACCATCAGGCAAAATATAACTTACGGGGCGGATGAGGGCGTGGGGGaggcggaggtggtggaggcCGCGAAGGCGGCCAACGCGCACGATTTTATCGCGGGGCTGAAGGACGGGTACGAGACGTTCTGTGGGGACAGGGGGCTGCAGCTGTCGGGAGGGCAGAAGCAGAGGATTGCGATAGCGAGGGCGATACTGAAGGACCCGGCGGTGCTGCTGCTGGACGAGGCAACGAGCGCGCTGGACACGCAGTCGGAGAAGGTGGTGCAGGACGCGCTGGAGAGGGTGATGGTGGGGAGGACGAGCATCGTGGTAGCGCACAGGCTCAGCACGATTCAGAGCTGCGACACGATCGCGGTGGTGGAGAAGGGGAAGGTGGTGGAGAAGGGGACGCACGCGGCGTTGATAGGGAAGGGGGAGAGAGGGGTGTATTACTCGCTTGTTAACCTACAAAGATATTCACATAATTAA